In the genome of Nocardioides marmoribigeumensis, one region contains:
- a CDS encoding murein hydrolase activator EnvC family protein, giving the protein MRRPLQLLLVLLALLLAGALLRPAAAMPDQAVRAPASLPRAPGGPGGLVAGPALTRVLPLAPTRARGAWPLDPRPEVVRGFDPPEVTYGAGHRGVDLHARVGQQVRTALAGEVSFAGRLAGRGVVVVSHGATRTTYEPVTASVHRGDHVDTGQSIGTLQWSGSHCLPLACLHWGLRRGDTYLDPLTLVGGGPQPVRLYPW; this is encoded by the coding sequence ATGCGACGCCCCCTCCAGCTCCTCCTCGTGCTCCTGGCCCTGCTCCTCGCCGGCGCCCTGCTGCGCCCGGCGGCGGCGATGCCCGACCAGGCGGTGCGGGCCCCCGCGTCGCTCCCCCGGGCCCCGGGCGGCCCGGGCGGTCTGGTCGCGGGACCGGCGCTCACCCGTGTCCTGCCGCTCGCCCCCACCCGCGCGCGAGGCGCCTGGCCGCTGGACCCCCGGCCCGAGGTGGTGCGCGGGTTCGACCCGCCTGAAGTCACCTACGGCGCGGGCCACCGGGGCGTCGACCTGCACGCACGGGTCGGGCAGCAGGTCCGGACCGCGCTGGCCGGTGAGGTGAGCTTCGCCGGCCGGCTGGCCGGGCGCGGGGTCGTGGTGGTCTCGCACGGGGCCACCCGGACGACGTACGAACCGGTGACGGCGAGCGTGCACCGCGGCGACCACGTGGACACCGGGCAGTCGATCGGGACGCTGCAGTGGTCGGGCAGCCACTGCCTGCCGCTGGCCTGCCTGCACTGGGGACTCCGGCGCGGGGACACCTACCTCGACCCGCTCACCCTGGTCGGGGGTGGTCCGCAGCCGGTGCGGCTCTATCCCTGGTGA
- the tsf gene encoding translation elongation factor Ts → MSFTAADVKRLRDQTGAGMMDCKKALTEADGDFESAAEILRIKGMDKMKKRGEEREAKAGLVATAGGALVELNSETDFVAKNDEFVSTAQQIAEAADAQGAGDAESLKAVSLGEGTVGEAVEALAVKIGEKIELGRVAYFDGSTVVYMHRRAADLPPTVGVLVEYDGADSDAARAAAMQIAAMRPIYVSRDEVPEDVVAKEREIAEATAREEGKPEGALPKIVEGRLNGFFKDVALLDQPSVTDSKKSVKKVLDEAGVTVKRFARFEVGA, encoded by the coding sequence ATGAGCTTCACCGCTGCTGACGTCAAGCGGCTCCGCGACCAGACCGGCGCCGGGATGATGGACTGCAAGAAGGCCCTGACCGAGGCCGACGGCGACTTCGAGTCCGCCGCCGAGATCCTCCGCATCAAGGGCATGGACAAGATGAAGAAGCGCGGCGAGGAGCGCGAGGCCAAGGCCGGCCTCGTCGCCACCGCCGGCGGCGCGCTGGTCGAGCTCAACAGCGAGACCGACTTCGTGGCCAAGAACGACGAGTTCGTCAGCACCGCTCAGCAGATCGCCGAGGCCGCCGACGCCCAGGGCGCCGGCGACGCCGAGTCGCTCAAGGCCGTCTCCCTCGGTGAGGGCACGGTCGGCGAGGCCGTCGAGGCGCTCGCGGTCAAGATCGGCGAGAAGATCGAGCTCGGCCGCGTGGCCTACTTCGACGGGTCGACGGTCGTCTACATGCACCGTCGCGCCGCGGACCTGCCCCCGACCGTCGGCGTCCTGGTCGAGTACGACGGCGCGGACTCCGACGCCGCGCGTGCCGCCGCGATGCAGATCGCCGCGATGCGGCCGATCTACGTCTCCCGCGACGAGGTCCCCGAGGACGTCGTGGCCAAGGAGCGCGAGATCGCCGAGGCGACCGCTCGCGAGGAGGGCAAGCCCGAGGGCGCGCTGCCCAAGATCGTCGAGGGCCGGCTCAACGGCTTCTTCAAGGACGTCGCGCTGCTCGACCAGCCGTCGGTGACCGACAGCAAGAAGAGCGTCAAGAAGGTGCTCGACGAGGCCGGTGTGACCGTCAAGCGGTTCGCCCGGTTCGAGGTCGGCGCCTGA
- a CDS encoding IS3 family transposase, which yields MVVDYIDGHRDRFGVEPMCAVLKDAGVQIAPSTYYAAKTRPPSARSVRVAELVEDIRVAHQANLGVYGARKIHAELNREGVKVARCRVRRLVQPPAPARRDRARPAS from the coding sequence GTGGTCGTCGACTACATCGACGGCCACCGCGATCGGTTCGGGGTCGAGCCGATGTGCGCAGTCCTGAAGGACGCCGGCGTGCAGATCGCCCCGAGCACCTACTACGCAGCCAAGACCAGGCCGCCGTCGGCACGCAGCGTGCGTGTTGCCGAGTTGGTCGAGGACATCAGGGTCGCCCACCAGGCCAACCTCGGTGTCTACGGCGCCCGCAAGATCCACGCCGAGCTCAACCGCGAAGGCGTCAAGGTCGCGCGATGCAGAGTACGTCGACTGGTTCAACCACCGGCGCCTGCACGGCGAGATCGGGCTCGTCCCGCCAGCTGA
- a CDS encoding class I SAM-dependent methyltransferase: MAEPTGPVDFDGRYREDPDPWGVHSRWYERRKTACLAAALAQERYAVAWDAACGVGQVAALLADRCDLVVASDLSPRAVELTAAHTAGRVETVVSRLPAVPALAGDAELVVLAEVVYYLPPAERARLAEVLTSLPGATEVAAVSWRHEAEDTWGSGADSLAELGGLLTRSDWKEHTWLQDPSFEIRTWVRSPGSA; the protein is encoded by the coding sequence GTGGCTGAGCCGACCGGGCCCGTCGACTTCGACGGGCGCTACCGCGAGGACCCGGACCCCTGGGGCGTGCACTCCCGGTGGTACGAGCGACGCAAGACCGCCTGCCTGGCCGCCGCCCTGGCGCAGGAGAGGTACGCCGTCGCCTGGGACGCCGCGTGCGGCGTCGGCCAGGTGGCCGCCCTGCTCGCCGACCGCTGCGACCTGGTCGTCGCCAGCGACCTCTCGCCGCGGGCGGTCGAGCTCACTGCCGCCCACACCGCCGGTCGCGTCGAGACCGTGGTCAGCCGGCTGCCGGCGGTGCCCGCCCTGGCCGGTGACGCCGAGCTCGTCGTGCTGGCCGAAGTGGTCTACTACCTCCCACCGGCCGAACGGGCCCGGCTGGCCGAGGTGCTGACCTCCCTGCCGGGTGCGACCGAGGTGGCGGCCGTGTCCTGGCGCCACGAGGCCGAGGACACGTGGGGCTCCGGCGCCGACTCCCTGGCCGAGCTCGGCGGCCTCCTCACCCGCTCCGACTGGAAGGAACACACGTGGCTGCAGGACCCCAGCTTCGAGATCCGCACCTGGGTGCGCTCCCCGGGCAGCGCGTGA
- the rpsB gene encoding 30S ribosomal protein S2, with product MAVVTMRQLLESGVHFGHQTRRWNPKMKRFIMTERNGIYIIDLQQSLAYIDRAYAYIKETVARGGTVMFVGTKKQAQEAIAEQATRVGMPYVNQRWLGGMLTNFQTVHNRINRLKELDEVDFEDVAGSGRTKKELLQMKRERDKLDKTLGGIREMSRTPAAVWIVDTKKEHLAVEEARKLRIPIIGILDTNCDPDEVDFPIPGNDDAIRAVALLTRVVADAVADGLMSRSGVQGGDAETGAELAADEPMADWERELLSGSADEAAVKATGGDAATEETPAAEATGASSEGTEEPAAPAEGAAPAAEAPAEAAADAPAETPAETPAEAPAAESGADEAPAAEAAEQPAEQA from the coding sequence ATGGCCGTCGTCACCATGCGCCAGCTCCTCGAGAGCGGCGTCCACTTCGGGCACCAGACCCGTCGCTGGAACCCCAAGATGAAGCGCTTCATCATGACCGAGCGCAATGGCATCTACATCATCGACCTGCAGCAGTCGCTGGCCTACATCGACCGCGCCTACGCCTACATCAAGGAGACCGTCGCCCGCGGCGGCACGGTGATGTTCGTGGGCACCAAGAAGCAGGCCCAGGAGGCCATCGCCGAGCAGGCCACCCGCGTCGGCATGCCCTACGTCAACCAGCGCTGGCTGGGCGGCATGCTCACCAACTTCCAGACCGTGCACAACCGGATCAACCGGCTCAAGGAGCTCGACGAGGTCGACTTCGAGGACGTGGCCGGCTCCGGTCGCACCAAGAAGGAGCTCCTGCAGATGAAGCGGGAGCGCGACAAGCTCGACAAGACCCTCGGCGGCATCCGTGAGATGAGCCGGACCCCCGCCGCGGTGTGGATCGTCGACACCAAGAAGGAGCACCTGGCGGTCGAGGAGGCGCGCAAGCTGCGCATCCCGATCATCGGCATCCTCGACACCAACTGCGACCCCGACGAGGTCGACTTCCCGATCCCGGGCAACGACGACGCCATCCGCGCGGTCGCGCTGCTGACCCGCGTCGTCGCCGACGCGGTCGCCGACGGCCTGATGTCGCGCTCAGGCGTGCAGGGCGGCGACGCCGAGACCGGCGCCGAGCTGGCCGCCGACGAGCCGATGGCCGACTGGGAGCGCGAGCTGCTCTCGGGCAGCGCCGACGAGGCCGCCGTCAAGGCGACCGGTGGCGACGCCGCGACCGAGGAGACCCCGGCCGCCGAGGCGACCGGTGCGTCCTCCGAGGGCACCGAGGAGCCGGCCGCTCCCGCCGAGGGCGCCGCGCCTGCGGCCGAGGCCCCTGCGGAGGCCGCTGCGGACGCCCCTGCGGAGACCCCTGCGGAGACCCCTGCCGAGGCCCCCGCCGCTGAGTCCGGTGCGGACGAGGCCCCCGCCGCCGAGGCTGCCGAGCAGCCCGCCGAGCAGGCCTGA
- a CDS encoding transposase, with translation MAAPRKYSAELQQRATRMALDARKDPESARGAIKRVADQLGVHPEALRNWVRQAEIDGGVRPGTTTEDAQRLAELEREVRELRRANEILKTSAASSAAAELDCKIK, from the coding sequence ATGGCAGCACCGAGGAAGTACAGCGCTGAGCTCCAGCAGCGAGCGACGCGGATGGCGTTGGACGCCAGGAAAGATCCGGAGTCGGCGCGTGGGGCGATCAAGCGGGTCGCCGATCAGCTGGGGGTCCACCCCGAGGCGCTGCGAAACTGGGTCCGTCAGGCCGAGATCGACGGCGGTGTCCGACCGGGCACTACGACCGAGGACGCGCAGAGGCTTGCTGAGCTCGAGCGTGAGGTGCGGGAGTTGCGTCGAGCCAACGAGATCCTGAAGACGAGCGCAGCTAGCTCCGCGGCCGCGGAGCTCGACTGCAAGATCAAGTAG
- a CDS encoding glycosyltransferase, whose product MTAPAVVVAVPARDEERDLPVCLAHVLCSLTHARALGEVGRTVVAVAAHRCRDRTRAVAAEMLAGHEQVEGVVVEDTTSPSVGAARHRLVRSALRDRSGAAEDWWVLSTDADSVVPLTWVGSTLAAARATGSVAVAGLVEVREWEAEPHVRAAYDQLVSAGVGETGHSHVYGANLAVRLDAYDAVGGFRDLPHGEDQDLVDRVRAAGLGVATPLGPRVTTSGRVPGRADLGLAALLGRLADEIGQRTATSSGTLSEPA is encoded by the coding sequence GTGACCGCTCCTGCGGTGGTCGTCGCCGTGCCCGCGCGCGACGAGGAGCGCGACCTGCCCGTCTGCCTGGCGCACGTGCTGTGCTCCCTGACCCACGCGCGTGCCCTCGGGGAGGTGGGGCGGACCGTCGTGGCCGTCGCGGCCCACCGCTGCCGCGACCGCACGCGGGCCGTCGCCGCGGAGATGCTCGCCGGGCACGAGCAGGTCGAGGGCGTCGTGGTGGAGGACACCACCTCCCCGAGCGTCGGCGCGGCCCGCCACCGGCTGGTCCGCTCGGCGCTCCGCGACCGGTCGGGTGCCGCGGAGGACTGGTGGGTGCTCAGCACCGACGCCGACTCCGTCGTCCCGCTCACCTGGGTCGGCAGCACCCTCGCGGCGGCCCGCGCCACCGGGTCGGTGGCCGTCGCCGGGCTGGTCGAGGTGCGGGAGTGGGAGGCCGAGCCCCACGTCCGCGCGGCCTACGACCAGCTCGTCTCGGCCGGCGTCGGGGAGACCGGCCACTCCCACGTCTACGGCGCCAACCTCGCCGTCCGCCTCGACGCGTACGACGCCGTGGGCGGCTTCCGCGACCTGCCGCACGGGGAGGACCAGGACCTCGTGGACCGCGTCCGGGCTGCCGGGCTGGGCGTCGCGACGCCGCTGGGCCCGCGGGTGACGACCTCCGGACGGGTGCCCGGACGCGCCGACCTCGGCCTCGCCGCCCTGCTCGGTCGGCTGGCCGACGAAATCGGTCAGCGCACCGCCACGTCGAGCGGCACGCTCTCCGAGCCGGCGTAG
- a CDS encoding tyrosine recombinase XerC — MPEDREPQTPHAGVLEDYRRHLVSERDLSAHSVRAYLGDVRSMLAHAADLGVHDLADLDLRTLRSWLANQQTRGRSRTTLARRATAVRVFTAWLHRTGRLEADPGSALGSPKAHRTLPPALGHDDVRQLLDAAAEHALTDGAVGARDLAVLELLYATGIRVGELCALDVDDLDHGRRVVRVFGKGRKERTVPYGVPAERALVDWLAARGELAVSGSGPALFLGVRGGRVDQRAVRALVHARLAEVPGAPDLGPHGLRHTAATHLLEGGADLRSVQELLGHASLATTQIYTHVSAERLRSAYTQAHPRA, encoded by the coding sequence ACGCCGGGGTGCTGGAGGACTACCGGCGCCACCTGGTGAGCGAGCGCGACCTGAGCGCGCACTCGGTGCGCGCCTACCTCGGGGACGTGCGCTCGATGCTGGCCCACGCCGCCGACCTCGGCGTGCACGACCTGGCCGACCTCGACCTGCGCACCCTGCGCAGCTGGCTGGCCAACCAGCAGACCCGTGGCCGTTCCCGCACGACGCTGGCGCGCCGGGCCACGGCGGTCCGGGTCTTCACCGCCTGGCTGCACCGCACGGGCCGCCTCGAGGCCGACCCCGGGTCCGCGCTCGGCAGCCCCAAGGCCCACCGCACCCTGCCCCCCGCGCTCGGGCACGACGACGTGCGCCAGCTGCTCGACGCCGCGGCGGAGCACGCGCTGACCGACGGGGCCGTGGGGGCGAGGGACCTCGCGGTGCTCGAGCTCCTCTACGCCACCGGAATCCGGGTGGGGGAGCTGTGCGCCCTCGACGTCGACGACCTCGACCACGGACGGCGGGTCGTGCGGGTGTTCGGCAAGGGCCGCAAGGAGCGCACGGTCCCCTATGGGGTGCCGGCCGAGCGGGCGCTGGTCGACTGGCTCGCCGCCCGCGGCGAGCTCGCGGTCAGCGGTTCGGGCCCGGCGTTGTTCCTCGGGGTCAGAGGCGGTCGGGTCGACCAGCGAGCGGTGCGCGCGCTGGTCCACGCCCGCCTCGCCGAGGTGCCCGGGGCGCCCGACCTCGGTCCCCACGGCCTGCGCCACACCGCGGCGACCCACCTGCTCGAGGGCGGGGCCGACCTGCGCAGCGTGCAGGAGCTGCTCGGGCACGCCTCGCTCGCCACCACCCAGATCTACACCCACGTCTCCGCCGAGCGGCTGCGGTCGGCCTACACCCAGGCGCACCCGAGGGCCTGA
- the rlmN gene encoding 23S rRNA (adenine(2503)-C(2))-methyltransferase RlmN, producing the protein MTEPTRTLPLVFDEPRGRRKPPQHLADLDAAGRKELLEKAGLPGFRAKQLSTHYFSRLVDDPAEMTDLPAEHRDQLVEQLLPTLMTPLRTMEADAGTTRKTLWRLFDGALVESVLMRYPDRATMCVSSQAGCGMACPFCATGQGGLQRNMSTAEIVEQVVAGARALARGEVAGGPGRVSNVVFMGMGEPMANYKAVIGAVRRLTEKTPDGLGMSARGITVSTVGLVPRIDQLADEGIPVTLALSLHAPDDELRDELVPINTRWKVREAVEAAWRYAERTKRRVSIEYAMIKDVNDQAWRADLLGDVLTSYGDWGWVHVNLIPLNPTPGSKWTASRREDEREFVRRLEAKGVPTTVRDTRGQEIDGACGQLAAHE; encoded by the coding sequence ATGACCGAGCCCACCAGGACCCTCCCGCTCGTCTTCGACGAGCCCCGCGGGCGCCGCAAGCCCCCGCAGCACCTCGCCGACCTCGACGCCGCGGGTCGCAAGGAGCTGCTGGAGAAGGCGGGCCTGCCCGGCTTCCGGGCCAAGCAGCTCTCCACGCACTACTTCTCCCGGCTCGTCGACGACCCGGCCGAGATGACCGACCTGCCCGCGGAGCACCGCGACCAGCTGGTCGAGCAGCTGTTGCCGACGCTGATGACCCCGCTGCGCACGATGGAGGCCGACGCCGGCACCACGCGCAAGACGTTGTGGAGGCTGTTCGACGGCGCCCTCGTCGAGTCGGTGCTGATGCGCTACCCCGACCGCGCCACGATGTGCGTCTCCTCCCAGGCCGGCTGTGGCATGGCGTGCCCGTTCTGCGCGACCGGCCAGGGCGGCCTGCAGCGCAACATGTCGACCGCCGAGATCGTCGAGCAGGTCGTCGCGGGCGCCCGGGCGCTCGCGCGGGGCGAGGTGGCCGGCGGCCCGGGTCGCGTCTCCAACGTGGTCTTCATGGGCATGGGTGAGCCGATGGCCAACTACAAGGCCGTGATCGGGGCGGTGCGCCGCCTGACCGAGAAGACCCCCGACGGGCTCGGCATGTCGGCCCGCGGCATCACGGTCTCCACGGTGGGCCTGGTCCCGCGGATCGACCAGCTGGCCGACGAGGGCATCCCGGTCACCCTCGCCCTGTCGCTGCACGCCCCCGACGACGAGCTGCGCGACGAGCTGGTCCCGATCAACACCCGGTGGAAGGTGCGCGAGGCCGTCGAGGCGGCGTGGCGCTACGCCGAGCGGACCAAGCGGCGCGTGTCGATCGAGTACGCCATGATCAAGGACGTCAACGACCAGGCGTGGCGCGCCGACCTGCTCGGCGACGTCCTCACGTCGTACGGCGACTGGGGCTGGGTGCACGTCAACCTGATCCCGCTCAACCCGACGCCGGGGTCGAAGTGGACGGCCAGCCGGCGCGAGGACGAGCGCGAGTTCGTCCGCCGGCTCGAGGCCAAGGGCGTGCCGACCACGGTCCGCGACACCCGCGGCCAGGAGATCGACGGCGCCTGCGGCCAGCTGGCCGCGCACGAGTAG
- a CDS encoding flavodoxin family protein, with protein sequence MRALVVFESLWGNTEQVARAVAAGLGESAEVEVVDVREAPALPDGVDLVVAGGPTHAFSMTRASTRADAVKQGAPHGTGEPGLREWLEAQPRTGHHRIATFDTRVTKVHRLPGSAARSAARSARKHGYAVATEPTSFYVDDTAGPLADGELERATAWGRELARL encoded by the coding sequence ATGAGAGCACTGGTCGTCTTCGAGTCCCTGTGGGGCAACACCGAGCAGGTCGCCCGCGCGGTCGCCGCCGGCCTCGGCGAGTCGGCCGAGGTGGAGGTGGTCGACGTCCGCGAGGCGCCCGCGCTCCCGGACGGCGTCGACCTCGTCGTCGCCGGCGGCCCGACGCACGCGTTCTCGATGACGCGCGCCTCCACCCGCGCCGACGCGGTCAAGCAGGGCGCCCCGCACGGCACCGGTGAGCCCGGCCTGCGCGAGTGGCTCGAGGCGCAGCCCCGGACCGGCCACCACCGCATCGCGACCTTCGACACCCGCGTGACCAAGGTGCACCGACTGCCCGGCTCGGCCGCCCGGAGCGCCGCGAGGTCGGCGAGGAAGCACGGCTACGCCGTCGCCACGGAGCCCACCAGCTTCTACGTCGACGACACGGCCGGCCCGCTGGCCGACGGGGAGCTCGAGCGGGCGACCGCGTGGGGCCGCGAGCTCGCGAGGCTCTGA
- a CDS encoding PIG-L deacetylase family protein — translation MTGRLELPDLDDLLVVAAHPDDETIGAGRLLAALDVTARAVTLTAGERCFDGTGEDPDRVAHARLAEWRCALGELGVEPLRCGHLPDGGLEHHLDDAVALLADALASGSAVLAPWRHDPHPDHAAAGTAAARVAEAAGVPLLEYVVWAPYWLDPSDVAAHGGVLVAAPTGPREDERWRRALGCFTSQFHPWRPGWPPVVPADLVDRHHRQWLVARG, via the coding sequence GTGACAGGGCGTCTCGAGCTGCCCGACCTCGACGACCTCCTCGTGGTCGCCGCCCACCCCGACGACGAGACGATCGGGGCCGGCCGGCTGCTCGCCGCGCTCGACGTCACCGCCCGGGCGGTGACCCTGACCGCCGGGGAACGCTGCTTCGACGGCACCGGCGAGGACCCCGACCGGGTGGCGCACGCGCGGCTGGCCGAGTGGCGCTGCGCGCTCGGGGAGCTCGGCGTGGAGCCCCTGCGCTGCGGGCACCTGCCCGACGGCGGTCTCGAGCACCACCTCGACGACGCGGTGGCGCTGCTGGCCGACGCCCTCGCGTCCGGGAGCGCCGTCCTCGCGCCCTGGCGGCACGACCCCCACCCGGACCACGCGGCGGCGGGGACCGCGGCGGCCCGGGTGGCCGAGGCGGCCGGCGTCCCCCTGCTGGAGTACGTCGTGTGGGCGCCCTACTGGCTCGACCCCTCCGACGTCGCGGCCCACGGAGGGGTGCTCGTGGCCGCGCCCACCGGGCCGCGCGAGGACGAGCGCTGGCGCCGGGCGCTGGGGTGCTTCACCTCCCAGTTCCACCCGTGGCGGCCCGGCTGGCCGCCGGTGGTCCCCGCCGACCTGGTCGACCGCCACCACCGGCAGTGGCTGGTCGCGCGTGGCTGA
- the pyrH gene encoding UMP kinase produces MTDSYQRVLLKLSGEVFGGGSVGVDPLVVRGLAREIAEVVRRGTQVAIVVGGGNFFRGAELQKSGMDRSRADYMGMLGTVMNCLALQDFLEKEGVETRVQSAITMGQVAEPYIPRRAIRHLEKGRVVIFGAGAGMPYFSTDTVAAQRALEVHAEVILMGKQGVDGVYDADPNLDSDAVKFDRLSYDEFLTRGLKVADATSASLCRDNDIDMIVFNLSVEGNIARVVAGEKIGTTISRDG; encoded by the coding sequence GTGACCGACTCCTACCAACGGGTGCTGCTCAAGCTCTCCGGCGAGGTCTTCGGCGGCGGCAGCGTCGGCGTCGACCCCCTGGTGGTCCGCGGCCTGGCCCGCGAGATCGCCGAGGTCGTGCGCCGGGGCACCCAGGTCGCCATCGTCGTCGGCGGCGGCAACTTCTTCCGCGGGGCCGAGCTGCAGAAGTCCGGCATGGACCGCTCCCGCGCCGACTACATGGGCATGCTCGGCACGGTGATGAACTGCCTGGCCCTCCAGGACTTCCTGGAGAAGGAGGGCGTGGAGACCCGCGTGCAGAGCGCGATCACGATGGGGCAGGTCGCCGAGCCCTACATCCCGCGCCGCGCGATCCGCCACCTGGAGAAGGGCCGGGTCGTCATCTTCGGCGCCGGTGCGGGCATGCCCTACTTCTCCACCGACACCGTCGCCGCGCAGCGCGCGCTCGAGGTGCACGCCGAGGTCATCCTCATGGGCAAGCAGGGCGTGGACGGGGTCTACGACGCCGACCCCAACCTCGACAGCGACGCGGTGAAGTTCGACCGGCTCAGCTACGACGAGTTCCTGACCCGCGGCCTCAAGGTCGCCGACGCCACCTCCGCCAGCCTGTGCCGCGACAACGACATCGACATGATCGTGTTCAACCTGTCGGTCGAAGGCAACATCGCCCGCGTCGTCGCGGGTGAGAAGATCGGCACGACCATCTCGCGCGACGGCTGA
- a CDS encoding phosphatidate cytidylyltransferase produces the protein MATPPETTPAPKASRAGRNLPAAVGSAVVLIALILASLAFEKALFMVIVVAAVVVAVWELDQGFRAKAINLPQEPLMLGGVVMVVVAYLYGAPALVTATAVTALSTMLWLLRRGVDGYVRDASASILALVYVPFLGSFVALLLAEGDRIGGGISDDGVGAICTFIGVTICSDIGGYAAGVLFGKHPMAPVISPKKSWEGFAGSTVSCVAGGTALVVLLLDGRWWVGVLLGLVTVVMATLGDLCESVMKRDLGIKDMSQIIPGHGGLMDRLDSLLATAAPIWLMLHYLVFDR, from the coding sequence ATGGCGACACCCCCCGAGACCACCCCCGCTCCGAAGGCGAGCCGTGCCGGGCGCAACCTGCCGGCCGCGGTCGGGTCGGCCGTGGTGCTCATCGCCCTGATCCTCGCCTCCCTCGCCTTCGAGAAGGCGCTGTTCATGGTGATCGTGGTCGCCGCCGTCGTCGTGGCGGTCTGGGAGCTCGACCAGGGCTTCCGCGCCAAGGCGATCAACCTGCCCCAGGAGCCGTTGATGCTGGGCGGCGTCGTCATGGTGGTGGTCGCCTACCTCTACGGCGCCCCGGCCCTGGTGACCGCCACCGCGGTCACCGCGCTCTCCACGATGCTGTGGCTGCTGCGCCGGGGGGTCGACGGCTACGTCCGCGACGCGTCGGCCTCGATCCTCGCGCTGGTCTACGTGCCGTTCCTCGGCTCGTTCGTGGCGCTGCTGCTCGCCGAGGGCGACCGCATCGGTGGCGGCATCTCCGACGACGGCGTGGGCGCGATCTGCACCTTCATCGGCGTCACGATCTGCTCCGACATCGGGGGGTACGCCGCGGGCGTGCTGTTCGGCAAGCACCCGATGGCCCCGGTGATCAGCCCCAAGAAGTCGTGGGAGGGCTTCGCCGGGTCGACGGTCTCCTGCGTCGCGGGCGGCACCGCGCTCGTCGTCCTCCTGCTCGACGGCCGCTGGTGGGTCGGGGTCCTGCTCGGCCTGGTCACGGTCGTGATGGCCACCCTGGGCGACCTCTGCGAGTCGGTGATGAAGCGTGACCTCGGCATCAAGGACATGTCGCAGATCATCCCCGGGCACGGCGGCCTGATGGACCGGCTCGACTCCCTGCTCGCCACCGCGGCGCCGATCTGGCTGATGCTGCACTACCTCGTCTTCGACCGGTGA
- the frr gene encoding ribosome recycling factor, which produces MNETLNEAADKMDKAVAVTREDFAAIRTGRANPSMFHKLTAEYYGTPTPLQQLASFTAPEARVIIISPYDQGSMGAIERAIRDSDLGVNPTDDGRTIRVVLPELTEERRKDYIKMAKTKAEEGRVAIRNIRRHAKQTLDKLEKDGEVGKDDVAGAEKRLDGMTKQHTDHIDEMLKHKEAELLEV; this is translated from the coding sequence ATCAACGAGACCCTGAACGAGGCCGCGGACAAGATGGACAAGGCGGTCGCAGTCACGCGCGAGGACTTCGCCGCCATCCGCACCGGCCGGGCCAACCCGTCGATGTTCCACAAGCTCACCGCGGAGTACTACGGCACCCCGACCCCGCTGCAGCAGCTGGCCTCCTTCACCGCCCCCGAGGCGCGCGTGATCATCATCAGCCCCTACGACCAGGGCTCGATGGGCGCGATCGAGCGCGCCATCCGCGACTCCGACCTCGGCGTCAACCCGACCGACGACGGTCGCACCATCCGGGTGGTCCTGCCCGAGCTCACCGAGGAGCGCCGCAAGGACTACATCAAGATGGCCAAGACCAAGGCCGAGGAGGGCCGGGTCGCGATCCGCAACATCCGCCGCCACGCCAAGCAGACCCTGGACAAGCTCGAGAAGGACGGCGAGGTCGGCAAGGACGACGTGGCCGGCGCGGAGAAGCGGCTCGACGGGATGACCAAGCAGCACACCGACCACATCGACGAGATGCTCAAGCACAAGGAGGCCGAGCTGCTCGAGGTCTGA